In Halalkalibaculum roseum, a single window of DNA contains:
- a CDS encoding protein kinase domain-containing protein has translation MIGHTISHYTIIEKLGEGGMGVVYKAHDSRLDRTVALKFLPFFQTHDEQNRKRFLQEARAVAALNHPNIATVYEIDKADDQYFIVMEFYQGNTLQGKILEKSLTIRDALLIALKIANGLHKAHSKNIIHRDVKPANIIFSEDDEVKIIDFGLAKLADQSMLTVSGTTMGTVSYMSPEQLEGAGVDHRTDIWALGVLLYEMLSGERPFAGQFAQAIMYSITNEEPEYISKVRPEVPLQIESIINKALQKNPEKRFENMEEMEAALQEALEEMDSGVSHPRSGFKLGRKQKKAVYITSVMMLLLALIAAFFLHSPKVHEQPVSIALLPLDDLSVNASQEWFSDGMTDALITDLARISGIRIISRSSVTRYKGTDRTASEIAAELGVDYVIEGTVLESGNQVRISIRLIDAQKDGYLWGEVYNHDLKNILQLQGEVAKAIAAQIEVQLTPFERNLLTDRKDINPKAYEAYLKGNYHRWQLSEEALDKAKDYYEMAIEMDPDFAPAYSGVAFTYLSRAQSGYVSLNDIIEPAEIALQKALKIDSTIPEIHNMLAVFNAWVYWNWQKADEEYARAIELNPNYSEARAVYSHLLFILKREDEALYHIEEALKMDPYNPLFQAMYSMDLMYLKRYDEVIARMEKNLETSPGNRVSLATLRSAYHQKGMHEEAIDIWRKTFEENNDPEAKEVLTNSYQRDGYEAALKNVAELYIRRSKKEYVTPWQIATLYARAGMKSESLDYLEKAFDDNDLNMPYISVDPIFDYMRDDPRFIDLIKKLNLL, from the coding sequence ATGATAGGTCATACTATCTCCCATTATACGATCATTGAGAAGCTTGGCGAAGGCGGTATGGGGGTGGTTTACAAAGCCCATGATAGCCGACTGGATCGAACCGTTGCCCTTAAATTTCTTCCCTTCTTCCAAACACACGATGAGCAAAACAGAAAACGCTTTCTGCAGGAAGCAAGGGCGGTAGCAGCTTTGAATCATCCAAATATCGCGACGGTATACGAAATTGATAAAGCGGATGATCAATATTTTATTGTGATGGAGTTTTATCAGGGCAATACTCTTCAAGGGAAAATTCTTGAGAAATCCCTTACCATTCGAGATGCACTACTCATAGCTCTGAAAATCGCTAACGGTCTTCATAAAGCGCATAGCAAAAACATTATCCACAGGGATGTTAAACCTGCCAATATCATCTTCTCGGAAGATGATGAAGTCAAGATAATCGATTTCGGACTGGCAAAACTTGCAGATCAGTCTATGCTGACTGTAAGCGGTACAACAATGGGTACTGTCTCTTATATGTCTCCTGAGCAGTTGGAAGGTGCCGGTGTTGATCATCGAACAGACATCTGGGCGCTAGGGGTATTGTTGTATGAAATGCTTTCAGGCGAGCGCCCCTTTGCCGGACAGTTTGCACAGGCTATTATGTATTCCATTACCAATGAAGAACCTGAGTATATATCCAAGGTTCGCCCGGAAGTACCCCTTCAAATCGAATCGATTATCAACAAAGCCCTTCAGAAAAATCCTGAGAAGCGTTTTGAGAATATGGAAGAAATGGAGGCTGCACTGCAAGAAGCATTGGAAGAAATGGATAGTGGTGTAAGTCATCCACGGTCCGGTTTCAAATTGGGTCGAAAGCAAAAAAAGGCTGTCTATATAACTTCTGTAATGATGCTTTTATTAGCCCTAATTGCAGCATTCTTTTTACACAGTCCCAAGGTACATGAACAACCGGTTTCTATTGCCCTGTTACCTCTCGATGACCTTTCAGTCAATGCAAGCCAGGAATGGTTTTCTGATGGGATGACAGATGCACTGATTACTGATTTAGCCCGAATCAGTGGAATCAGAATCATTTCCAGATCGTCTGTTACGAGATATAAAGGCACGGATAGAACGGCATCTGAAATTGCTGCCGAATTGGGTGTTGACTATGTAATAGAAGGAACCGTCCTGGAATCAGGTAACCAGGTAAGAATTAGTATACGTCTGATTGATGCCCAAAAAGACGGTTATTTATGGGGTGAAGTCTATAACCATGATCTCAAAAATATTTTGCAATTGCAGGGAGAAGTAGCCAAAGCCATTGCCGCACAAATAGAAGTACAACTCACTCCCTTTGAACGAAATCTCCTAACAGATAGAAAAGATATAAACCCCAAAGCATATGAAGCCTATTTGAAGGGTAATTATCACCGATGGCAACTTTCAGAAGAAGCTCTTGATAAGGCTAAGGATTATTACGAAATGGCGATTGAAATGGATCCTGATTTTGCTCCTGCCTACAGCGGGGTGGCATTTACTTATTTATCGAGAGCCCAATCCGGTTATGTCTCACTCAATGATATCATTGAACCGGCCGAAATTGCCCTTCAAAAAGCATTAAAAATTGACAGTACGATTCCAGAGATTCACAATATGTTGGCTGTGTTTAATGCCTGGGTCTATTGGAACTGGCAGAAGGCTGATGAAGAATATGCAAGAGCTATAGAATTAAATCCGAATTATTCGGAAGCCAGAGCCGTTTATTCGCATCTGCTCTTCATTTTAAAGCGCGAAGATGAAGCTCTTTACCACATTGAAGAAGCCCTGAAAATGGATCCCTACAACCCTCTTTTCCAAGCTATGTACAGCATGGACTTGATGTATTTAAAACGATATGATGAGGTTATCGCGAGAATGGAAAAGAATTTAGAAACCTCTCCGGGGAATCGTGTTTCATTAGCAACACTGAGATCCGCTTACCACCAGAAAGGAATGCATGAGGAGGCCATAGACATATGGCGTAAAACATTTGAAGAAAATAATGATCCCGAAGCCAAAGAAGTATTAACCAATTCTTATCAACGGGATGGATATGAAGCAGCTTTAAAGAATGTAGCTGAGCTGTATATTCGGCGCTCCAAAAAAGAATATGTAACCCCCTGGCAAATAGCCACATTATATGCAAGAGCAGGAATGAAATCTGAGTCGTTGGATTATCTGGAAAAAGCTTTTGATGACAATGATCTAAACATGCCCTACATAAGTGTGGATCCCATCTTTGATTACATGCGGGATGATCCCAGATTTATCGATTTGATCAAAAAATTGAATCTGTTATAA
- a CDS encoding GNAT family N-acetyltransferase encodes MKKPSFKFKSLTEADLPMLADWLSRAHLQKWWREEEITIERIRDKYLPRIFGEDDARPYLVYLDNSPVGYIQFYHAWINQAWWPDKPEKGVLGIDQFIAEENNLGKGIGSRFIAEFVKQLFENPEITEVRVDPKPDNERAIRCYKKVGFKKAGQINTPDGPAMMMVLKRKTFLGKYQ; translated from the coding sequence ATGAAGAAGCCATCTTTCAAATTCAAATCACTCACGGAAGCAGATCTCCCGATGCTTGCTGACTGGCTATCAAGAGCTCATCTTCAAAAATGGTGGAGAGAAGAGGAGATAACTATCGAGCGAATTAGAGATAAATATTTACCTCGTATTTTCGGTGAGGATGACGCCAGACCATATTTAGTGTATTTGGATAATAGTCCGGTAGGATATATCCAGTTTTACCATGCCTGGATTAATCAAGCCTGGTGGCCCGATAAACCAGAAAAGGGAGTTTTGGGAATTGATCAATTCATTGCTGAGGAAAATAATTTAGGCAAAGGAATCGGGAGCAGGTTTATAGCGGAGTTTGTGAAACAGCTATTTGAGAATCCGGAAATCACTGAAGTTCGCGTGGACCCAAAACCTGATAATGAACGAGCTATTCGTTGCTACAAAAAAGTGGGATTTAAGAAAGCAGGCCAAATTAATACCCCGGATGGCCCTGCTATGATGATGGTCCTCAAAAGAAAAACATTCTTAGGTAAATACCAGTGA
- a CDS encoding efflux RND transporter permease subunit, translating into MLDSIIRGSLRYRLVVLVSSVVLVAAGIYIVDRMPVDVFPDLTAPTVTVMTEAHGMAPEEVERLVTIPVETSVNGATGVRRVRSSTAKGISIVWVEFDWGTDIFRARQIVNEKLQLVSTSLPEEVPPPIMAPISSIMGEIMLVSVDSDKHSELEVRTAADWDIRRRLLAIPGVAQVIPIGGGQKQYQVRVNPEKLKQYNITLHQVLKATEQANENFSGGFFREYSQEYTIRGIGRAYSVDDLEQSVITQRNNIPVTIGDVATVEIAAAQKIGDASVDAEPAVIISIQKQPGTNTLDLTDRVDETLAQIEAGLPAGFEINTHLFRQADFIELAIDNVVEALRDGAFLVIVILFLFLGNFRTTLISLTAIPLALIFSIFVLEFFDITINTMTLGGMAIAIGVIVDDAIIDVENVFKRLRENSKLPEAEQKPAIDVVFEGSKEIRTSIINATLIIMIVFIPLFFLSGIEGRMLQPLGLAYIISIGASLVIAMTVTPALCYYLLPSQAPKGKLEESWFTKKLKSGYERILNTVLRFKKTILTGTLVLFLGTLVIVPFLGRSFLPEFNEGTLVISAVTIPGTSLGESNEIGKRIEQILLEHTAITSTSRRTGRAELDEHAQGVNASEIDAELDIPEGSTKEEVLAELREELSVVSGTNITIGQPIGHRIDHMLSGTRANIAVKIFGTDLFRLRALAEEVRGQMETVNGVVDLSVEQQQNVPQIQIRPDRRALARYGITIQQLAEMVDVAFAGEVVSQVLEGDRMFDLLVRFDEDHRGSIEAIQKATFNLEDGTIVALAELASVRSRSGPNTISRENVQRKIVVSANVAGRDMRGTVDEIRANVSQNISFPQSYFVEYGGQFESEAQATRTISLLSIIAIAAIYLLLYLEFGSLRTALLVMVNLPFALIGGIFIVWFTSGIVSIASLVGFITLFGIATRNGILMVSHYQYLRWEEGKTFIEAIRQGAMERLNPILMTALTAGLALIPLALAAGEPGNEIQSPMAQVILGGLISSTLLNMIVIPALLAQFEKNDSVAFS; encoded by the coding sequence ATGTTAGATTCAATAATCAGAGGATCGTTAAGATACCGACTGGTCGTATTAGTGAGCTCAGTTGTGCTGGTTGCAGCAGGTATTTACATCGTGGACCGTATGCCGGTGGATGTATTTCCAGATTTAACTGCTCCCACCGTAACGGTGATGACCGAAGCACATGGAATGGCACCGGAAGAAGTAGAACGATTAGTAACCATACCCGTTGAGACTTCCGTGAATGGAGCTACCGGGGTACGCCGGGTTCGCTCATCCACCGCCAAAGGTATATCCATTGTGTGGGTAGAATTTGACTGGGGTACCGATATTTTCAGGGCCCGTCAAATTGTAAATGAAAAATTGCAGCTGGTATCAACCAGTCTACCTGAAGAAGTCCCCCCGCCAATTATGGCACCTATCTCATCCATTATGGGCGAGATCATGCTGGTGAGTGTGGACAGTGATAAGCATTCAGAACTGGAAGTGCGAACGGCTGCTGACTGGGATATTCGCAGGCGACTGCTGGCTATTCCAGGTGTCGCCCAGGTGATACCCATCGGGGGCGGACAAAAGCAATATCAGGTACGGGTTAATCCCGAAAAGCTGAAGCAATACAATATTACGCTGCATCAGGTATTAAAGGCTACCGAACAGGCCAATGAAAACTTCTCGGGTGGTTTCTTCAGAGAATACAGCCAGGAATATACCATTCGCGGGATAGGACGGGCGTACTCGGTGGATGATCTTGAGCAGTCGGTGATCACTCAGCGAAACAATATCCCGGTTACCATCGGTGATGTTGCTACCGTTGAAATAGCAGCGGCACAAAAGATCGGAGATGCCTCGGTTGATGCCGAACCGGCGGTAATTATATCCATACAGAAACAGCCGGGTACGAATACCTTAGACCTCACGGATCGGGTAGATGAAACCCTGGCTCAAATTGAGGCCGGTCTGCCGGCAGGCTTTGAGATCAACACCCACCTGTTTCGTCAGGCTGATTTTATTGAGCTTGCGATAGATAATGTGGTGGAAGCCCTCAGAGACGGTGCTTTTCTGGTCATTGTGATCCTCTTCTTATTTCTCGGGAATTTCCGTACCACCCTGATATCACTCACAGCTATTCCGCTTGCACTGATCTTCTCGATTTTTGTGCTGGAATTCTTTGATATCACCATCAACACGATGACCTTGGGTGGGATGGCGATTGCCATAGGCGTGATTGTTGATGATGCCATCATTGACGTGGAGAATGTGTTCAAGCGGCTCAGGGAAAATTCGAAACTTCCGGAAGCAGAGCAAAAACCTGCTATTGACGTCGTTTTTGAAGGTTCCAAGGAGATACGGACGTCCATTATCAATGCCACGCTGATTATTATGATCGTGTTTATTCCCTTGTTTTTCTTAAGCGGAATTGAAGGACGCATGCTGCAGCCATTGGGACTTGCTTATATCATTTCCATTGGTGCCTCGCTAGTAATAGCTATGACTGTGACCCCGGCCTTGTGTTATTACCTGCTCCCAAGTCAGGCTCCGAAAGGAAAGCTGGAGGAGAGTTGGTTTACCAAGAAATTGAAGTCAGGATATGAACGTATACTGAACACTGTACTTCGATTTAAGAAAACCATTCTGACCGGAACCCTGGTGTTGTTTCTTGGAACTCTGGTAATTGTTCCTTTTCTGGGACGTTCTTTCCTCCCGGAATTCAATGAAGGTACGCTGGTGATCAGTGCTGTCACAATTCCGGGGACTTCACTAGGCGAATCCAATGAGATCGGTAAACGTATTGAGCAGATTCTGCTGGAGCACACGGCTATCACCTCTACCTCACGACGAACCGGTCGCGCCGAACTGGATGAACATGCTCAGGGCGTGAATGCTTCCGAAATCGATGCCGAACTGGATATTCCTGAGGGAAGCACTAAAGAAGAAGTTTTGGCTGAACTTAGGGAAGAACTAAGTGTGGTTTCCGGGACTAATATTACCATTGGTCAGCCCATCGGGCACCGTATTGACCATATGCTTTCCGGTACACGGGCCAATATAGCTGTGAAAATCTTCGGAACTGATCTGTTCAGGCTTCGAGCTTTGGCAGAAGAAGTGCGCGGTCAGATGGAAACGGTCAATGGAGTGGTAGATTTGTCAGTGGAGCAACAACAGAACGTTCCGCAGATACAGATCCGTCCGGATAGAAGAGCATTGGCCCGGTATGGTATAACCATTCAGCAACTTGCTGAAATGGTAGATGTAGCTTTTGCCGGGGAGGTCGTTTCACAGGTATTGGAAGGCGATAGGATGTTCGACCTGCTGGTTCGTTTTGACGAGGACCACCGGGGCAGTATCGAGGCTATTCAGAAGGCCACTTTCAACCTGGAAGACGGGACTATTGTTGCACTGGCAGAATTAGCTTCAGTTAGATCAAGAAGTGGTCCTAATACCATTAGCCGGGAAAACGTACAGCGGAAGATCGTGGTTTCAGCCAATGTTGCCGGAAGAGATATGAGGGGTACGGTGGATGAGATTCGCGCCAATGTATCTCAAAATATTAGCTTCCCTCAAAGCTATTTCGTGGAATATGGCGGCCAGTTTGAAAGCGAAGCTCAAGCTACTCGGACGATTTCATTGCTCAGCATTATTGCCATAGCGGCCATTTACCTGTTGTTATACCTTGAGTTCGGTTCACTTAGAACGGCATTACTGGTGATGGTAAACCTGCCCTTCGCACTTATCGGTGGGATTTTTATTGTCTGGTTTACAAGCGGTATAGTATCCATCGCATCCCTGGTTGGTTTTATTACCCTCTTTGGTATCGCCACACGTAACGGGATACTGATGGTTTCGCACTACCAATACCTGCGTTGGGAGGAGGGTAAAACCTTTATTGAAGCAATCCGACAGGGTGCGATGGAGCGGCTCAATCCAATACTGATGACAGCCCTCACTGCCGGTCTCGCTTTGATTCCGCTGGCCTTGGCCGCCGGTGAACCCGGAAATGAAATTCAGTCGCCCATGGCGCAGGTGATTCTGGGCGGACTCATCAGCTCCACCTTGCTAAACATGATTGTGATTCCGGCCCTGCTGGCACAATTTGAGAAAAATGATTCTGTAGCGTTTTCCTAA
- a CDS encoding DUF4386 domain-containing protein produces the protein MKNLFSNQTPRKAALVVGIAFITSVFVVTLIDDFLLANFVIPGDTAALAKDIKAIGKLFGYAVAGYLFVLTLDFIIGLALYVVLKPSDKKLAMIVGVLRLLYASILIIGLLALVFQFIDVYSYASIKLVGYIFFALHIFVLGYSVFNSGYIPKSLGLLLILASFTYIVFSVDLHLPSSLMTFIMLIMGIAELSLSIWLIVRRETLPTIN, from the coding sequence ATGAAAAACCTGTTTTCTAATCAGACTCCAAGAAAAGCTGCTCTCGTAGTAGGAATTGCTTTTATAACCTCCGTTTTCGTTGTGACGCTAATTGATGATTTTCTATTAGCAAATTTTGTAATACCCGGAGATACAGCAGCTTTAGCCAAGGATATTAAAGCAATTGGTAAGTTATTTGGTTATGCAGTTGCCGGTTATCTATTCGTACTCACGCTTGATTTTATTATTGGTCTCGCATTATATGTTGTACTTAAGCCGTCCGATAAGAAACTTGCAATGATTGTCGGTGTTCTCAGACTGCTATATGCTTCTATTCTGATAATTGGATTATTAGCTCTTGTATTTCAATTTATTGATGTATACAGCTATGCCTCCATAAAACTTGTTGGATACATATTTTTTGCCCTGCACATCTTTGTTCTTGGTTATTCGGTTTTCAACTCAGGCTATATACCTAAAAGCCTTGGCCTATTACTGATTCTTGCATCATTTACCTACATCGTATTTTCTGTTGATTTGCATCTACCCAGCTCACTAATGACATTTATCATGTTAATAATGGGGATAGCGGAACTCTCACTTAGCATCTGGTTAATTGTAAGAAGGGAAACACTACCAACAATTAATTGA
- a CDS encoding protein kinase domain-containing protein has product MTGKTILHYRVIKRLGGGGMGKVYLAKDTKLNRNVALKFLPDFITWDPPARERFHNEARASAALNHPNITQIHALEHCEKGFFIVMEYVEGVELKKLIQTGNLSLKQKKKIALQVANALETAHQKGVIHRDVKSSNIMINKDGLVKVMDFGIAHISGETHSTNANKSLGTPNYMAPEQILGNEIDKRTDIWSYGVLLFELFSGELPFKGEYKPSLFYSILNKEPPPLEEVSVGVPSHFSKIISTCLRKDPRKRYSSFDVIIKLLKNTGAQASIWSKSRTKPLLITTVLISLLVISVVLYTFIGFSTGINSVAVLPFKNLSEDPKQDYFIEGMHGALISELSQYPHLKVINQASSMYFENSNKPLPQIGQELEVDALVIGSIYQAEDRIRFSAELVDLETEENIWTNTYEREHEDVFSLQGNVAKEIAREIGETLNTVDQSSELTVLQKNQPYRPSPEVYDIYLKGRYYSTRTGKDMDKAIQYFQEAIDRDPNFTKAYAAFAEVAQLIQDPVIINRGIEAAYKAVELNPNLSESQAALGIAKMIEWEWKSSEEAFQKAIELNPNNSMAYQWYAQLLRQTMRFEEAYDMARKAEELNPLSLMAKSMVGWVLFNMHRYEEAHNVWDEVLELDSEYGLAYYNKGLAYWMQGKGDKVLEMAKKAISVNTPVYDLHSKWLSAVGYCLNEQTKTCATISQEVEKEHGHKSPTFVAILYHVQGKNEEAIEWLEKAYEQRKPWLPNMLTEPLFDGLRDYPRFIDLFNRMDYPE; this is encoded by the coding sequence ATGACCGGGAAAACTATCCTTCATTACCGTGTTATCAAAAGACTCGGGGGAGGCGGGATGGGTAAAGTCTATCTGGCAAAAGATACCAAACTTAACCGTAACGTCGCCCTAAAATTCCTTCCTGATTTTATCACATGGGATCCACCTGCCCGTGAACGCTTTCACAACGAAGCGCGTGCTTCCGCCGCGCTTAATCACCCTAACATAACCCAGATTCATGCACTGGAGCATTGTGAAAAGGGATTTTTCATCGTGATGGAATATGTGGAAGGAGTTGAACTCAAAAAGCTTATCCAAACCGGCAACCTGTCTCTAAAGCAGAAAAAGAAAATAGCACTACAGGTAGCGAATGCGCTTGAAACCGCGCATCAAAAAGGGGTTATCCATCGGGATGTGAAATCCAGTAACATCATGATAAATAAAGATGGACTCGTCAAAGTCATGGATTTTGGGATAGCCCATATTTCCGGAGAAACTCATAGTACCAATGCCAATAAAAGCCTGGGGACGCCTAACTATATGGCTCCGGAACAGATACTGGGCAATGAGATTGACAAACGCACTGACATCTGGTCATATGGTGTGCTACTTTTTGAGTTATTCTCAGGGGAATTGCCATTCAAAGGTGAATATAAGCCCAGTCTATTCTATTCCATTCTGAATAAGGAACCCCCACCTTTGGAAGAAGTTTCTGTAGGTGTTCCATCACATTTTTCAAAAATTATTAGTACGTGCCTCCGTAAAGATCCGCGAAAACGATACAGCAGTTTTGATGTAATAATCAAACTATTAAAAAATACCGGAGCTCAAGCTTCTATTTGGAGCAAAAGTAGAACTAAACCTCTTTTGATAACAACAGTTCTCATTTCGTTGCTTGTAATTTCAGTTGTTCTTTACACTTTCATTGGTTTTTCAACAGGGATCAATTCTGTAGCTGTACTTCCATTCAAAAACTTATCTGAAGATCCCAAACAAGATTACTTTATAGAAGGTATGCACGGTGCATTGATTAGCGAACTTAGCCAATATCCTCACTTAAAAGTTATCAACCAGGCTTCGTCAATGTACTTTGAAAATAGCAATAAACCCCTACCTCAAATTGGACAAGAACTTGAGGTAGATGCATTAGTTATAGGGTCGATATATCAAGCTGAAGATCGAATTCGTTTTTCAGCTGAACTGGTGGACCTTGAAACAGAAGAGAATATTTGGACAAATACGTACGAAAGAGAACATGAAGATGTTTTTTCACTTCAGGGCAATGTAGCAAAAGAAATTGCCCGGGAAATTGGTGAAACATTAAATACTGTTGATCAAAGTAGTGAGTTAACAGTTCTCCAAAAGAACCAACCCTACAGACCCAGTCCGGAGGTTTATGATATCTACCTTAAAGGTCGCTATTATTCCACACGCACCGGCAAAGACATGGATAAAGCAATACAGTATTTTCAAGAAGCTATTGATAGAGATCCAAACTTTACCAAAGCTTATGCAGCATTTGCAGAAGTAGCTCAACTGATACAAGATCCTGTAATTATTAACAGAGGCATTGAAGCAGCTTATAAAGCAGTTGAGTTGAATCCGAACCTTTCTGAGTCTCAGGCAGCTCTAGGTATTGCAAAAATGATAGAATGGGAATGGAAAAGTTCAGAGGAAGCTTTTCAAAAAGCAATTGAGCTAAATCCGAATAACTCTATGGCATATCAGTGGTATGCCCAGCTACTGCGTCAAACTATGAGATTTGAAGAAGCCTATGATATGGCCCGAAAGGCAGAAGAGTTAAACCCGTTATCTCTGATGGCTAAAAGCATGGTTGGATGGGTATTATTTAATATGCACCGCTACGAGGAGGCTCATAATGTTTGGGATGAAGTTCTTGAACTGGATTCTGAATATGGTCTTGCATATTACAACAAGGGATTGGCTTATTGGATGCAAGGAAAAGGGGACAAGGTCCTCGAAATGGCAAAAAAAGCCATATCTGTGAATACCCCGGTTTATGATCTCCATTCTAAATGGCTTTCTGCAGTGGGATATTGTTTAAATGAGCAAACAAAAACCTGTGCTACTATTTCCCAAGAAGTGGAAAAGGAACATGGGCATAAGAGTCCTACTTTTGTTGCAATCTTATACCATGTACAAGGTAAAAATGAGGAAGCTATTGAGTGGCTGGAAAAAGCTTATGAGCAACGTAAGCCTTGGCTGCCAAATATGCTAACAGAACCTCTTTTTGACGGTTTGCGTGATTATCCAAGATTTATCGATCTGTTTAACCGCATGGATTATCCGGAATAA